In a genomic window of Ranitomeya imitator isolate aRanImi1 chromosome 5, aRanImi1.pri, whole genome shotgun sequence:
- the LOC138637971 gene encoding uncharacterized abhydrolase domain-containing protein DDB_G0269086-like — protein sequence MAHGHINSHLEKKTKVNHLYVPHTRYTVTITLTWRRKQRPESERSESERSESERSESERPESERSESERSESERSESERPESERPESERPERERPERERPESERPESERSESERSESERSERERPESERPESERSESERSESERPESERSESERSESERSESERPESERSESERSESERSESERPESERPESERPERERPERERPESERPESERSESERSESERSERERPESERPESERSESERSESERSESERSESERPESERSERERPESERPESERPESERPESERPESERSESERPESERPESERPESERSESEKPESERPERERPESERPESERPESERSESERSESERSESEKPESERPERERPESERPESERPESERPESERPESERSESERPESERSESERPESERPESERPESERPESERSESERSESERPERERPERERPESERPERERPERERPERERRESERPERERPERERPERERPESERPERERPERERPERERPESERPESERPESERPESERPERERPESERPERERPERERPERERPESERPERERPERERPERERPESERPERERPERERPESERPERERPERERPESERPERERSERERSGWTLVRCHRPCGESVLG from the exons atgGCGCACGGTCACATCAACTCTcatctggagaagaaaacaaaggtaaatcacctgtacgtccctcacacacggtACACGGTCACCATAACTCtcacctggagaagaaaacaaag GCCGGAGAGTGAGAGGTCGGAGAGCGAGAGGTCGGAGAGTGAGAGGTCGGAGAGCGAGAGGCCGGAGAGTGAGAGGTCGGAGAGCGAGAGGTCGGAGAGTGAGAGGTCGGAGAGCGAGAGGCCGGAGAGCGAGAGGCCGGAGAGCGAGAGGCCGGAGAGGGAGAGGCCGGAGAGGGAGAGGCCGGAGAGTGAGAGGCCGGAGAGTGAGAGGTCGGAGAGTGAGAGGTCGGAGAGTGAGAGGTCGGAGAGGGAGAGGCCGGAGAGTGAGAGGCCTGAGAGTGAGAGGTCGGAGAGTGAGAGGTCGGAGAGTGAGAGGCCGGAGAGTGAGAGGTCGGAGAGCGAGAGGTCGGAGAGTGAGAGGTCGGAGAGCGAGAGGCCGGAGAGTGAGAGGTCGGAGAGCGAGAGGTCGGAGAGTGAGAGGTCGGAGAGCGAGAGGCCGGAGAGCGAGAGGCCGGAGAGCGAGAGGCCGGAGAGGGAGAGGCCGGAGAGGGAGAGGCCGGAGAGTGAGAGGCCGGAGAGTGAGAGGTCGGAGAGTGAGAGGTCGGAGAGTGAGAGGTCGGAGAGGGAGAGGCCGGAGAGTGAGAGGCCTGAGAGTGAGAGGTCGGAGAGTGAGAGGTCGGAGAGTGAGAGGTCGGAGAGTGAGAGGTCGGAGAGTGAGAGGCCTGAGAGTGAGAGGTCGGAGAGGGAGAGGCCGGAGAGTGAGAGGCCGGAGAGTGAGAGGCCTGAGAGTGAGAGGCCTGAGAGTGAGAGGCCGGAGAGTGAGAGGTCGGAGAGTGAGAGGCCGGAGAGTGAGAGGCCTGAGAGTGAGAGGCCTGAGAGTGAGAGGTCGGAGAGTGAGAAGCCTGAGAGTGAGAGGCCGGAGAGGGAGAGGCCGGAGAGTGAGAGGCCGGAGAGTGAGAGGCCTGAGAGTGAGAGGTCGGAGAGTGAGAGGTCGGAGAGTGAGAGGTCGGAGAGTGAGAAGCCTGAGAGTGAGAGGCCGGAGAGGGAGAGGCCGGAGAGTGAGAGGCCGGAGAGTGAGAGGCCTGAGAGTGAGAGGCCTGAGAGTGAGAGGCCGGAGAGTGAGAGGTCGGAGAGTGAGAGGCCGGAGAGTGAGAGGTCGGAGAGTGAGAGGCCAGAGAGTGAGAGGCCGGAGAGTGAGAGGCCGGAGAGTGAGAGGCCGGAGAGTGAGAGGTCGGAGAGTGAGAGGTCGGAGAGTGAGAGGCCTGAGAGGGAGAGGCCGGAGAGGGAGAGGCCGGAGAGTGAGAGGCCGGAGAGGGAGAGGCCGGAGAGGGAGAGGCCGGAGAGGGAGAGGCGTGAGAGCGAGAGGCCGGAGAGGGAGAGGCCGGAGAGGGAGAGGCCGGAGAGGGAGAGGCCGGAGAGTGAGAGGCCGGAGAGGGAGAGGCCTGAGAGGGAGAGGCCGGAGAGGGAGAGGCCGGAGAGTGAGAGGCCGGAGAGTGAGAGGCCTGAGAGTGAGAGGCCGGAGAGTGAGAGGCCGGAGAGGGAGAGGCCGGAGAGTGAGAGGCCGGAGAGGGAGAGGCCGGAGAGGGAGAGGCCGGAGAGGGAGAGGCCGGAGAGCGAGAGGCCGGAGAGGGAGAGGCCGGAGAGGGAGAGGCCGGAGAGGGAGAGGCCGGAGAGCGAGAGGCCGGAGAGGGAGAGGCCGGAGAGGGAGAGGCCGGAGAGCGAGAGGCCGGAGAGGGAGAGGCCGGAGAGGGAGAGGCCGGAGAGCGAGAGGCCGGAGAGGGAGAGGTCGGAGAGGGAGAGGTCGGGATGGACGCTTGTGCGATGTCATCGACCCTGCGGAGAATCGGTGTTGGGgtaa